A region of the Bryobacteraceae bacterium genome:
GCGCGCAGCAGCGCGATGACTTCGGTCAGGTAGAGTTCGCCGGTGGCCGCGCTCGGCGTCAGCCGTTCGAGCCGCGGCCAGAGCGCGGCCGCGTCAAAACAATAAATGCCGGAATTGATTTCGTCCACGGCGCGCTGGCCGGCCGTTGCGTCCTTCTCTTCCACGATGGCGGCAATGCGGCCGCGTTCGTCCCGCAGAATGCGCCCATAGCCGCGCGGATCGGCCAGCCGCGCCGTCAGCACCGTCGCGGCGGCGCCGCCCGCCTGGTGCGCCTCCACCAGCCGCCGCAGCGTGGCCGGCTTCAGCAGCGGGCAGTCCCCGTAGAGCACCACCAGCAGCCCCGAGTCCAGCCCCGGCTGCGTACGGCAGACCTGCAAGGCATGGCCCGTGCCCCGCGGCTCCGGCTGGAGCTGAAACCGCACGCCGTGGTGCGACACCACCGCTTCCACCTGCCCCGCCTGATGTCCGGTGACCACCACGATGCGCTCCGGCGGCGCAATGGCGCGCGCCGCGCGAATTACGTGTTCAATCAGCGGCAGGCCGCCGGCGCAATGGAGAACCTTGGCGAGCGAAGACTTCATGCGGGTGCCGAGCCCCGCGGCAAGAATCACGACGGAGACTTCTGCTGGCATGGCAGGCCGATGCCCTCTTCTGGCAGTGTAGCGGGCCGGTCAGGCGCGGCGGCGGGCGGGCCTGGCCAGGATCACACGCTGGCGGCGGCTGTGCAGGGCCAGATCGATCACCGCCGCGGCCGTCCGCTCCGGGTCATGGCGGATCTTTTCGCCGCGCGCCAGCAGCGGCAGCTCCAGCACCTGGAGACCGAGCTGTTCCAGCCTCTCCTGATCCACGGTCACCTGCCGGGCGCGGGCGCGCGCGTAGCGGGCCAGACGGGCGCGGGCGATCGGCTGTGTGTTGACAATGGCGAACTGAAGGAACGGCCCGCCGGCGTGGCGGTAGATGGCCTCAATGTGGTCAGCTGCGCTCATCCCGAGGGTTTCGCCGGGCTGCCACATGAGGTTGACGATGCACGCCTTCCATGCCGGCGAGCGCCGGATGGCCGCGGCCACGCCGCGGACCAGCAGGTTGGGAATGACGCTCGTGAACAGGCTGCCCGGACCCAGCGTGATCAGGTCGGCGCGGGCGATGGCATCGAGGATCCCCGGTGTCGGACGCACGTCCGGCGGCACCAGTTCGATGCGCGCGATCGGCGCCTCCGAGCGGCTGATCGACGTTTCACCGTCCACGATGCGCCCGTCGGCCAGGTGCGCGCGCAGTGAGACGTTCTGGCGCGTCGAAGGAAAAATGCGGCCGGCGATGGCGAGCACCGCCGAGCTCAGCTCCACCGCGCGGGCGAAGTCGCCCGTGATCTGGGTCAGCGCCGTGAGAAACAGGTTGCCGAAGCTGTGTCCCTTCAGCCCGCGGCCGCTGGAAAACCGGTACTGGAACAGCCGCGCCAGCAGCGCCTCGTCCTCTGACAGCGCCACCATGCAGTTGCGCACGTCGCCCGGCGGCAGCATTTCGAATTCCCGCCGCAGCCGCCCGCTGCTGCCGCCATCGTCGGTAACGGTGACCATGGCGGTGATGTCGACATACGGCTCCAAGGCGGCGGCCCCGGCCTGGTGCGCGTACCGCTTCAGCCCTTTCAGCAGCGTCGATAGCCCTGTGCCCCCGCCAATGGCGAAGATGCGCAGCGGGTCATGCACCCAGTCGATTTCCGGCTTCGCCGCGGAAGCCGGTCCCAACGGCAATCGGGGCAACGAAAAACTCCTCCCTGCCGGCTTACCCGCCGGCGAGGGTCTCCCGGATCAGCTCATTTTCGAGCAACGGAGCAAAATCCGGATCTTTCTTCGCCGCCGTGCGCAGCCCAGGGTCGGCCTCGATGGCGTGGCGCAGGCTCGCCGCGGCCCCCTCCAGGTTGCCGAGCATGCCCAGGGCCAAAGCCAGCGCGTAGTGATAGTCCGGGCGCGGATCGGCGGCCACGGCCTGCTCCAGATGTGGCCGTGCCTGGTCGTATTGCTGGGCGTTCAACAGGCTGACGGCGTAAAGGTAGTGCTCCTCCGGCGTCTTCGGCGCACTGCCCGCGGCCTCCAGCCGCCGCTGGCACATGCGGATGTGCATCTTGGCCGATTCGGCAATGGAGATGTCGCGGCCCCGGGCGGCCTGCTCGAACAGGGCGATGGCCTGTTCGTACTGACCTGCCCAGAAGGCGCGCATCGCTTCAGAAAATGCCTCCTGCTGCGACAATGGCGCGCTGGACCCCTTTGCCGAAGCGGCCTGACGGACATCCTTGCTGGATTTTGCTTGCTTTTTCATAGTCTTGCCGCAGAACCGGCTCGCCGGGGACGGCCGGCGGTGGCAGGCCGACTTCCTATCTTACCTAGCAGATCGGCCGGCAAGGTTGCAAGGGCACGAAAAAAACAGGTGCGGACATGCCGGGCGTGTGCTACACTCAAGGGGTATTTGATCGCTCCGCTAGACCGGTCCGAGAGTTTTCCCGCCGAGTAGAGCCTGCCGTCAAATTCAGAAAGAAGAAAACACTTGAAGAACATTTTTGTTGGCAACCTGGATTTTGGGGCCACGGAGGCAGCCGTGCGTTCCTGGTTTGAGGAATATGGCACGGTTGACCGTGTGCAGATCATCACCGACCGTGACACGGGGCGCAGCCGCGGCTTCGCCTTCGTCGAAATGGCCGATTCTACGGAAGCGGACCGGGCGATCGAAGCGCTGAATGGCGCCTCGGTGAACGGGCGCTCGCTGAACGTGAACGAGGCGCGGCCGCGCGAAAATGGCCGCGGCGCCGGCAACGGCGGCGGCTCGTTCCGCCAGCGCCGTCCCAGCCGCTGGTAAGCGGCGCCGAACGAGGGAGCCGGCGTGCGCCGCCGGCTCCCGCGGAAAGGAGAACCTCTTTGGCGCACCGATCCAAATCCACTTTCAACAAGCGCCAGCGCGAGGCGCAACGCCTCGAACGCCGGCAGGAAAAAGAAGCCCGCAAGCAGCAGCGCAAAGGCCAGAAGATCAGCCCGGATTCGCCCGAAGCCATCGGCTCACTCGACGAACTCCTGCCCGAGCTGCCCGCCGCGCCCGCCTATCTGAAGACGGATTTTCCGCCCACGCGCTACTGAGCGCCCCTGCTCCGGCCCCCGTGGCGCGCGAGGCGGCGCCGGCTGGCCCGAATACAATGGAAATTGATGAGCGAGCGTGACGTTCCTCTGCCTCCTCCCTCGTTTGACATTCTGGTGGTGAGCCTGCGCATGCAGGCCGAAGCGCACCTGCACGAGCCGAAGGAAGGCGGCGCGGAAGGCGCGCCCGACCTGCGGCTGGCCCGCCACTTCATCGACATGCTGGCGATGCTCCAGGAAAAGACCAAAGGCAACCTGACGCTGGAAGAGCAGCGCCTGCTCGACAACACGGTGACCGAGCTCCGCTTCCGCTACCTGCACGTCTTCGAGATGATGCAGAAAAAGGCCGCCGAAACGGGCGCGTCCCATGGCTGAGCCCCGCAGGGTTCGGCTCACCGTGCTCGGCTCGGGCACCAGCGTCGGCGTGCCCACCATTGGCTGCGACTGTGCGGTCTGCCGCTCGGACGATCCGCGCAACCGCCGGCTCCGCCCCTCGGTGTGCCTCCGCTGGGACGGCTGCACGGTGGTCATCGACACCGGGCCGGACTTCCGCCAGCAGGCGCTTGCCTACGGCATCCGGAAAGTGGACGCGGTGCTGTTCACCCACGCCCACGCTGACCATGTGCTGGGCCTCGACGACCTGCGGCCTTTCAATTTCCATCAGCGCGGGCCGATTCCCGTCTATGCGTCGGCGCACACGCTTGAAGTCATCCGCAGGATTTTCAGCTACATATTTCACGACGGGCCCAGCGAATCCTCGCGACCAAAAATCGAAACGCACGTTTTTCCCGACGAACCCATCATCGTCCAGGGCATTGAATTCCAGCCGATTCCGCTGAAGCACGGCAGCGGGGATTGCCACGGCTTCCGCTTTGGCAATCACGCCTATCTCACCGATCACAGCGAAATTCCTGAAGAATCGCTCCGTCTGCTCGAAGGCGTGGAGACGATTTTCCTCGATGCGCTCCGCTACAAGCCGCATCCCACCCACTCCACCGTCCAGGCCAGTCTTCGCACCGTCGAGCGGCTGCGGCCGAAGGCGGCCTACTTCACGCACATCTCCCACGACCTCGACCACGCCCGGGCGCAGAGCCTGCTGCCGGAGGGAGTCTACCTTGCCTACGACGGGCTGGAGCTGGAACTGGAGGTCTGAAGCGCCCATGTCCCGCCTCCGCATCTTCCGCTCGCTCGAGGAGGCCCGGCAGGGGTTCCCGCCTTCAGCCGTCACCATCGGCAACTTCGATGGCGTGCATGCCGGCCACCGCGAACTGATGCGGCGCACCGTGCGGCTGGCGCGCGAGCTGGGCGTCAAGCCCTCGGCGCTTACGTTCCATCCCCACCCCGCCACCGTCGTAGCACCGGAGCGGATCCCCAGGCTGCTGTCGACTCCCGACGAGCGGTGCGCGCTGATGGCCGCCGAAGGCATCGAACAGGTCCTGATCATGCCCTTCGACGAGTCGATCTCGCACCTGTCCCCAGAGGAGTTCTTCCGGCGCGTGCTCGTCGAAGACCTCGGCGCAAAGGCGGTGGTCGTCGGCGCGAACTTCCGTTTCGGATACCGCCAGTCGGGCGGCACCGAAGACCTCATCCAGCTGGCGGAGCGGCACGGGGTGCGGGCGGAGATCGTGCCGCTGCTGGAAATCCGCGGCGTGCGTGTCTCTTCTTCCGAGATCCGCCGCCTGCTGGCGGAGGGCAACGTATCGCGGGCCAACCGGCTGCTTGAGAGGCCCTACTCCATCGCTGGCAGCGTCGTGAGGGGTGCGGGCCGCGGCGCGCGCGAAGTGGTGCCCACGCTGAACCTGGAAACGTCTTCGCTGGAAGACTCCACCTCCGCGCTGCCGCAGAGCGGCGTTTACATTACCCGCACCGAGGACCTCGACGCCGACCGGCGCTGGAATTCCATTACGAATATCGGATACAGGCCGACGTTTGACGGACGGCATTT
Encoded here:
- the ribF gene encoding riboflavin biosynthesis protein, with the protein product MSRLRIFRSLEEARQGFPPSAVTIGNFDGVHAGHRELMRRTVRLARELGVKPSALTFHPHPATVVAPERIPRLLSTPDERCALMAAEGIEQVLIMPFDESISHLSPEEFFRRVLVEDLGAKAVVVGANFRFGYRQSGGTEDLIQLAERHGVRAEIVPLLEIRGVRVSSSEIRRLLAEGNVSRANRLLERPYSIAGSVVRGAGRGAREVVPTLNLETSSLEDSTSALPQSGVYITRTEDLDADRRWNSITNIGYRPTFDGRHLTIETYLLDPFYPPSPKRIRLEFLRRLRPEMKFHSAARLRAQIAEDIEKARAFFRRLERFRPALLSRQPPR
- the phnP gene encoding hydrolase gives rise to the protein MAEPRRVRLTVLGSGTSVGVPTIGCDCAVCRSDDPRNRRLRPSVCLRWDGCTVVIDTGPDFRQQALAYGIRKVDAVLFTHAHADHVLGLDDLRPFNFHQRGPIPVYASAHTLEVIRRIFSYIFHDGPSESSRPKIETHVFPDEPIIVQGIEFQPIPLKHGSGDCHGFRFGNHAYLTDHSEIPEESLRLLEGVETIFLDALRYKPHPTHSTVQASLRTVERLRPKAAYFTHISHDLDHARAQSLLPEGVYLAYDGLELELEV